The Arthrobacter sp. OAP107 DNA segment GAAGAAGCGCGGCCGGTTCTTCCTCCTGTACGAGGTGATCTTCCCCGTCGGCCTCATGTTCGCAGGCATCGCAGGCTACTTCCTGGTGCCGGTGTTCGGATGGAAGGCGATGTTCATCGTCGGCCTCGTCCCGGCCATCCTCACCATCCCCATGCGGGCACTGATGCCCGAATCACCCCGCTGGCTCGCCTCCAAGGGCCGCATTCAAAAGGCCGACGCGGTGGTCGCCATGCTCGAAAACGAGGCAGTCAAAGCCGGCCACACGCTGTCCGAACCTGTCGTACGCCCCGTGGACCCCAAGGCCACAGCGCGCTCCGGCTGGCGGGAACTCTTCACGGGCATCTACCGCAAGCGCACCTTCACCATCTGGCTGCTGTGGATCTGCGTCTACATGGTCAACAACGGCCTCGTCACTTGGCTGCCCACACTGTACAAGCAGACGTTCAACCTGCCCCTGCAAACCAGCCTCGCCTACGGCTGGGTCACTTCCGCTGTCGGAGTCGTGGCGTCCATCCTGTGCGCCCTGCTGATCGACCGCGTCGGCCGCAAGCGCTGGTACTCGGTGGCGTTCCTGGCCTCCACGGTCCCGCTCATCGTGCTCACAGCGCTGGGTGCCGTCTCGGCTACGCAGGTCGTTGTGTTCGCCAGCATCGCCTACGCCATCCTCCAGACGATCTCGTTCTCCCTGTACCTCTACTCCGCCGAGCTCTACCCGACGCGCCTCCGCGCCATCGGCACCGGCTTCGGCAGTGCCTGGCTCCGCGCCGGCTCCGCGATCGGTCCGGTACTCGTGGGATGGATCGTCGACAACTTCGGCATCAGCTACGTCTTCACCGTCTTCGCCGCTGTGGCCCTGATCGGCGGGATCATCACCATCGTCTTTGCCATCGAAACCAAGGGGCGGGTCCTCGAAGAACTCTCACCCTGACGGTCTTTCAAACCATGGGCAATTTCCGGAACCGGTTAACCGGGAGGAAAGGCGGCCTGGACTCAGGGAGTCCGGGTCGCCTTCCGGTTGCCAGCCGCACGCCGTCGTACCTCAGAAGAGTCCTGCGTCAGAACATGCGGCCCACAACCGCCTGGGTGAGCTGCCGGATGATGGTGGTCTGCACCGGGATTTCCGCGACGCTGGCACCCAGCGAGTACACCACGAAGGCGTATGCGCGCTGGCCCTGGACCAGGATGCTCGCGTCGTGCAGATTCCCGTTCAGCAGCCCGTACTTATGGAAAACGGTGATGCCCGGGGGCACCGCAGCGGGGATCAGGGTCTCGTAGTTCGTGTTCTGCATGTAGGACAGCAGTTCGGCGGTGTGGGCCGGGCTGAGCAGCCGACCCGTGTAGAGCAGCGTCAGAATCCTGGCCGTTTCCGCCGCGGACAGCGTGTTGAAGGTCCTGTCGTACGCAATGCCGAGCGACGCCGCGTAATCATGGATCCCCTGGCGCCCGATGGGGCCGAGGACCAGGGCCCAGGACGTGTTGTTGCTCTGCTGGATCATCTGCCGGATCTGAAAGGCAGCGGTCTGGCCGCCCATCGGCGTGGCCAGTGACAGGACCCCCGCCTCGGCCAGATGGTAGTACGCGGCCGCGGCAAGGATCTTGCCGGTGCTGGCCGCCACGAACTTCTCGCGGACGCCGTACTGGCGGACAACGCCGTCGGACATGTCAATGAGGGCAACCCCCAGCTGGTACCGGCTGTTGACCGCAATGATGGCGTTGAGCTGTTCCTCGAGCGTGGCGTCGGCGGGCGCCGCCGGCGGCGGCGCCGGGCGGGGTGGCGGTGGCGCGGGTGCCGCCTTGGGTTTTGGCGCGGCTGGTGCCGGGGTGGGGCGGACGACGGCGGCGGGCTGGGAAGGTGCCGCCCGCTTGGTGGCCGTGGCTTTGGGTTTGGCAGGCCTCGCAGGGTGGGGGACCGGCGTCGTGGCTTGCCGGACCGGCTTGGTTGCCGCCGGTGCCGGGGTCTTGGAGGGGGAGGGCGTCCCCGCCGGCTCAGCCCGTGATGGCACAGGCGGCGGCGCCACGGCTGACCCGTAGGCAGTGGTTGCCGTCAGTAGCATCGCGGTGCAGAGGATCAGGAGCCGGCCGCGCCGGTCTGCAGGCCAGGGAACTGTCCGGGTGGTTGCTGCTTTGCCAGGCCGGTGGCGGCTGCGGGCGCGGTGCCGGCCGCGGCCCCCGCTCATTGCCCGGGCCTCATAGTCCGGACCTCATGACCCAGTCCGTAAAATGTGTAGCGACTGCCACTCGCCTCACCCCAATTCGTCTGCCGCCTTCGTTAGGGGCGGCATACGGCCACGCTGGCACTCGCAGGTTGGGAAAAGGTGGGGCTCTGGCCGGGAAACAGTTGACCTAGGCCACCAAAATGGGGGATGGTCCGGTCACGGCAGTGTTCTGGGGTTCGCGGGAACGACGGGGATCAGGCCCGTGGGGAGCTTGACTTCGGCGTCCTCCGGGCGGTCCTGTCCCGCCCGTTCGATGGCCGCACGGAAGTGGGGCAGGCTGCGCTCCACCATGTCCTCGCTGGCCGTGAGGGAAATCCGGAAGAACCCGGGTGTCTCGAACAGGACACCCGGAAGCACAAAGACGTCCTCCTGGCCGAGCGCCTCGGTGAACGCCTCGTCGTCATGGATGGGGGAGTCGACGAACAGGTAAAAGGTGCCTTCGGACGGCCGGAGCCGGTATCCCATGCCGCCCAGCTCCTGGACCAGGCGGTCCCGCTTTTGCTGGAGCTGGCCGACGTCGATGGTGAACGTCTCCAGCCGCGGCAGCGCGTACTGCAGCACGGCGTTGGGGTAGATCCAGCCCATGGCCAGCTGCATGGCCTCCACCGCGGCGCCGAGCTCCCTGCGGTCCGGCATGCCCGGCGGCAGCGCGAGGTACCCGATGCGCTCGCCCGGCGAGAGATGCGTCTTGCCGTAGGAGTAGGCCAGGAGCGTGTACGGATAGAACTCTGCGGGGCTGTGGAAGCGGGCGCCGTCGAAGACGATCCTGTTGTACGGCTCATCGGACACCAGGTAGATCCGCCGGCCGATCCGCGCCGACGCGTCGTTGAGGAGCGCCGCCAGCTGGCGGAGGAGCTCCGGCGGGTAGATCCTGCCGGTCGGGTTGTTCGGCGAATTGATGATCAGCACGCGGGTCCGCTCCGTGATGGCCGCTTCGATGGCCGCCAGGTCGAGGTCGAAGGTTTCAAGGTCGATCCGGACTTTGACCGGGACCAGTCCGGCCTCGACGGCGAGCGGCTCGTAGAGGAACCAGGGCGGCAGGCTGTAGATGACCTCGTCGCCGGGATCGGCAACAGTCTTCAGCGCCAGGGCGATCGCGGTGAAGCCTCCGGTGGTGAGGTACAAGTCCCCGGCTTCGAACGGAACGTCGAGCAGCCGGCCCAGGGAATCGGCCGCCGCCTCCCGGGCATCCACCTCGTTGGTCTTGTACGCGAACCACTGGTCGTCGTGCGGCCGGAGCGCATCGCGCAGGGCGTCGACATAGGCGTCCTGCGGCATCTGGTGCGGATTGCCCAGGGTGAAGTCGCAGATGCCGGGCAGGTGCTTGCGGCGGGCGTACGTGGAATGGTTCAGGTGCTCGGAGATCCGCCGGAACGACGGAATGGACGCCACCTCGAGGGCGCGGCGCGAGGCGGGGGAGTCCGTCACAGCCTGGTTTCCTGGGGCCTGGCATTGGCCTTCGCCGTGAGCAGCAGGTACTCCCATTCCATCTGCGCGGGTGTATCGCCGTGGGCCTCGATGTACGTGCTGGCAAGTTCCGTGAGGGCTTCGTCCAGGGCTTTGGCCTTCTCATCGTCACCGGACAGCGACTTGTACACGGAGATGGTGGGGCCGTAGTGCGACTTGAAGTAGTGCAGGAAGTCTTCGGGGTGGCGGAAGCTGGTGACGGCAAGTGTCCTCTTCTTTGCCCGGATCTCGCCCAGCCGGTCGCCGAACAACTCGCGGACATGGTCTTCGTTGCCCCACAGCGGCGCCGGCTGTGCGCCGGGCGGTGGCGGAGGGGCGAAGGGCTTCATGGTGGTGAACATCTGCCCGATGAAGCCCTCCGGGGTCCAGTGCAGCAGGCCAATGGTCCCGCCCGGCCTGCAGACACGCACCATTTCGTCGGCGCTCGCCTGGTGGTGCGGGGCGAACATGGCGCCGAGGCAGGACATGACGACGTCGAACTCGCCGTCCGCAAAGGGGAGATGCTCGACGTCGGCCTCCACCCACTCGAGCTCAACGCCGCGGTCGGCTGCCTGCCGCCGCCCGGCGTCGAACATTTCCGGGGCGAGGTCGCTGGCTATCACCTTGGCACCCATCATGGCGGCGGGGATGGCGGCGTTGCCGGCGCCCGTGCCCACGTCCAGGACGCGCTGGCGCGGTTTGATGTTGCAGGCCTCCACCAGGATGGCGCCCAGGTCCAGGAGGAGCTCGCTGGCGAGGGCCGGGTAATCGCCCTGCGCCCACATGGCCCGGTGTTTCTCCTTCAGGGCTTTGTCCGCCCCGGCTTGGTCGTTCATGTCCGCGCACCTCTGCTTTCGCAGGTCCAGTAACAGCGCACTGCTGAGTCAGTGGAGGCTGTGGTGCGACTCATTGTGGGCTTCCCGGCGGGTCTTGTAAAGGTTGCGCACCCCTGAGGTGTTCCCAGCTTGCGCGCGTCTGCGTCAGGAGTAGTCGGCCAACAGCTGCGCCGACTGCGTGGCAAAGGCCGGGTCCCCGGTCTGCCGGCCAAGGATTGCGAGCTGGTTGGTGACGCCCTTGTGGTAGCTCGCCGGGGCGCCCCACACGTACTGGCCGTAGGTGCTCGCTGCGTACCAGGAGATGGTCCCCGGGCGGCGGTAACTGGTGAAGTAGTCGCGGATGGTGGTGGCCGCGGTGTTGAACATCCACTGCGCAGTGGGGTTCTTGGTGAGCCGGTAGTAGTCATAGGCGCCCCATGCCGCATAGATATGCCCGTTGACTACGTGGGCGGGCGGAATGTTCGTGCCGACGTATTCCTCGAACCACACATAGATTTTGCTGCCTTCAGCACCTGGTCCTGGAACCACGGCGTGCCGTTTTTCTTGGGCACCTGGTAGGACCGGAAGACGCGGTCGGCCTGGGTCTTCCAGTAGACGTTGCCGGTGGTCTCGTACAGGTTCACCAGGGTCGAGAGCATCATGCCCTGCGCCATGCCGGAGTACCAGGGGATGCCCATATCAATCTTGTTG contains these protein-coding regions:
- a CDS encoding MFS transporter; this encodes MREPNNTATMADGSQAGRFNAELVARLERLPLTRRLTLIRVIIGSATFFDAYTVLAIAFAMPQLASEWHLSAGEIGMILSAGYVGQIFGSLFFGNLAERIGRLPVLLITILLFVSMDIACLFAWGAGSMILFRFLQGIGTGGEVPVASAYINEFVGAKKRGRFFLLYEVIFPVGLMFAGIAGYFLVPVFGWKAMFIVGLVPAILTIPMRALMPESPRWLASKGRIQKADAVVAMLENEAVKAGHTLSEPVVRPVDPKATARSGWRELFTGIYRKRTFTIWLLWICVYMVNNGLVTWLPTLYKQTFNLPLQTSLAYGWVTSAVGVVASILCALLIDRVGRKRWYSVAFLASTVPLIVLTALGAVSATQVVVFASIAYAILQTISFSLYLYSAELYPTRLRAIGTGFGSAWLRAGSAIGPVLVGWIVDNFGISYVFTVFAAVALIGGIITIVFAIETKGRVLEELSP
- a CDS encoding aminotransferase class I/II-fold pyridoxal phosphate-dependent enzyme; this translates as MTDSPASRRALEVASIPSFRRISEHLNHSTYARRKHLPGICDFTLGNPHQMPQDAYVDALRDALRPHDDQWFAYKTNEVDAREAAADSLGRLLDVPFEAGDLYLTTGGFTAIALALKTVADPGDEVIYSLPPWFLYEPLAVEAGLVPVKVRIDLETFDLDLAAIEAAITERTRVLIINSPNNPTGRIYPPELLRQLAALLNDASARIGRRIYLVSDEPYNRIVFDGARFHSPAEFYPYTLLAYSYGKTHLSPGERIGYLALPPGMPDRRELGAAVEAMQLAMGWIYPNAVLQYALPRLETFTIDVGQLQQKRDRLVQELGGMGYRLRPSEGTFYLFVDSPIHDDEAFTEALGQEDVFVLPGVLFETPGFFRISLTASEDMVERSLPHFRAAIERAGQDRPEDAEVKLPTGLIPVVPANPRTLP
- a CDS encoding class I SAM-dependent methyltransferase, with translation MNDQAGADKALKEKHRAMWAQGDYPALASELLLDLGAILVEACNIKPRQRVLDVGTGAGNAAIPAAMMGAKVIASDLAPEMFDAGRRQAADRGVELEWVEADVEHLPFADGEFDVVMSCLGAMFAPHHQASADEMVRVCRPGGTIGLLHWTPEGFIGQMFTTMKPFAPPPPPGAQPAPLWGNEDHVRELFGDRLGEIRAKKRTLAVTSFRHPEDFLHYFKSHYGPTISVYKSLSGDDEKAKALDEALTELASTYIEAHGDTPAQMEWEYLLLTAKANARPQETRL
- a CDS encoding serine hydrolase, with protein sequence MSGGRGRHRARSRHRPGKAATTRTVPWPADRRGRLLILCTAMLLTATTAYGSAVAPPPVPSRAEPAGTPSPSKTPAPAATKPVRQATTPVPHPARPAKPKATATKRAAPSQPAAVVRPTPAPAAPKPKAAPAPPPPRPAPPPAAPADATLEEQLNAIIAVNSRYQLGVALIDMSDGVVRQYGVREKFVAASTGKILAAAAYYHLAEAGVLSLATPMGGQTAAFQIRQMIQQSNNTSWALVLGPIGRQGIHDYAASLGIAYDRTFNTLSAAETARILTLLYTGRLLSPAHTAELLSYMQNTNYETLIPAAVPPGITVFHKYGLLNGNLHDASILVQGQRAYAFVVYSLGASVAEIPVQTTIIRQLTQAVVGRMF
- a CDS encoding D-glucuronyl C5-epimerase family protein, with product MWFEEYVGTNIPPAHVVNGHIYAAWGAYDYYRLTKNPTAQWMFNTAATTIRDYFTSYRRPGTISWYAASTYGQYVWGAPASYHKGVTNQLAILGRQTGDPAFATQSAQLLADYS